One Paraburkholderia phytofirmans OLGA172 genomic window carries:
- a CDS encoding tetratricopeptide repeat protein — MQQVFDRAFAAHRDGRLDDAERGYRATLDSNPVHVDALHLLGVLRHQQGQHAEAAELVRRAVNLRPEDAALQLNLGNALKALGQIEDAIEQFRNALTLAPSFPMAHYNLGNAYASVGRHEDAADAFEKSLRLQPNDASSHNNLGNALHALGRHTEAIASFQRALELRPGHAGALNNKGMSLNALDRADEAIPCFQAALAAEPRFVAAHFNLANTLDATGRHEEAVASFQAALALQPNLPPTIFGLGNALAALGRPAQALPYLERAVGLDPQFALAWLSLGTAHQALGAHAAAVRAFDQTLRFRPDLASAHMNRALAWLALRDFARGLPEYEWRLQTTAQPVIQTLPRWHGEPIEQRTLLVHAEQGFGDTLQFVRFVPLAAQRAARVVLEVQPQLLSLLAPAAQAWRVTLIAQGTPRPAADLHCPLLSLPLALGTTYDTIPARTPYLSAPPAYARKWRGSLGGHAKRKIGIAWSGRIQQNETRSMPLAALAPLFALEGIDWIVLQPGLSAEERAALDTHPRAASIHRLDKRIGDFADTAAIIERLDAVVSIDTSIAHLAGALKKPLWLMLPFAADWRWFVGETRSPWYPGATLLRQPQPGAWGEVVKAVAEELRRG; from the coding sequence ATGCAACAAGTATTTGACCGCGCTTTCGCGGCGCATCGTGACGGCCGTCTCGACGACGCCGAACGCGGCTACCGCGCGACGCTCGACAGCAACCCGGTGCACGTCGATGCGTTGCACCTGCTGGGCGTCCTGCGCCATCAGCAGGGCCAGCACGCCGAAGCCGCCGAACTCGTGCGGCGCGCGGTGAACCTGCGTCCGGAAGACGCCGCGCTGCAACTAAATCTCGGCAACGCGCTGAAGGCACTGGGCCAGATCGAGGACGCCATCGAACAGTTCCGCAATGCGCTCACGCTGGCGCCGTCTTTCCCGATGGCGCACTACAACCTGGGCAATGCGTACGCGTCGGTGGGCCGCCACGAAGACGCCGCCGACGCCTTCGAGAAGTCGCTGCGCCTGCAACCGAACGACGCCTCGTCGCATAACAATCTCGGCAACGCATTGCATGCGCTCGGCCGGCATACGGAAGCAATCGCATCGTTCCAGCGCGCGCTCGAACTGCGCCCGGGGCATGCCGGCGCGCTCAACAATAAGGGCATGTCGCTGAACGCGCTCGACCGCGCTGACGAAGCGATCCCGTGCTTTCAGGCGGCGCTGGCAGCCGAACCGCGTTTCGTCGCGGCGCACTTCAATCTCGCCAATACGCTCGACGCCACCGGCCGCCACGAAGAAGCGGTCGCCTCTTTCCAGGCGGCGCTCGCCTTGCAGCCGAACCTGCCGCCCACCATCTTCGGGCTCGGCAACGCGCTCGCGGCGCTGGGACGCCCTGCGCAGGCGCTGCCGTATCTCGAGCGCGCAGTCGGTCTCGATCCGCAATTCGCGCTCGCATGGCTGAGTCTTGGCACCGCGCATCAAGCGCTCGGCGCGCACGCCGCAGCAGTGCGCGCCTTCGATCAGACGCTGCGCTTTCGCCCCGATCTCGCGTCCGCGCATATGAACCGCGCGCTTGCCTGGCTCGCGTTGCGCGACTTCGCGCGCGGGCTGCCGGAATACGAATGGCGGCTGCAAACCACCGCGCAGCCGGTCATCCAGACCTTGCCGCGCTGGCACGGCGAGCCGATCGAACAACGCACGCTCCTCGTCCATGCCGAGCAGGGTTTCGGCGATACGTTGCAATTCGTCCGCTTCGTGCCGCTGGCCGCGCAGCGTGCTGCGCGCGTTGTACTCGAAGTACAGCCCCAGCTGCTGTCGCTGCTTGCACCGGCCGCGCAAGCCTGGCGCGTCACGCTGATCGCCCAGGGCACACCGCGTCCCGCGGCGGATCTGCACTGTCCCCTGCTGAGCCTGCCGCTCGCGCTCGGCACAACCTACGACACGATTCCCGCCCGCACGCCCTATCTCAGCGCACCGCCGGCTTATGCCCGCAAATGGCGCGGTTCGCTCGGTGGTCACGCGAAGCGCAAGATCGGCATTGCGTGGTCAGGACGCATCCAGCAGAACGAAACCCGTTCGATGCCGCTCGCCGCGCTCGCGCCGCTGTTCGCGCTCGAAGGGATCGACTGGATCGTGCTGCAACCTGGCCTGAGCGCCGAAGAACGCGCGGCGCTCGACACGCATCCGCGCGCGGCGTCGATTCATCGCCTGGACAAACGGATCGGCGATTTTGCGGATACGGCGGCGATCATCGAACGGCTCGACGCGGTCGTGTCGATCGATACGTCGATTGCTCACCTCGCCGGCGCGCTGAAAAAACCGCTGTGGCTGATGCTGCCGTTTGCCGCGGATTGGCGCTGGTTCGTCGGCGAGACGCGCAGTCCGTGGTATCCGGGTGCAACGCTGCTGCGCCAGCCGCAACCCGGCGCGTGGGGCGAGGTGGTCAAGGCGGTGGCAGAAGAATTGCGCCGCGGTTAG